The window agtttttttttttttactacattcaaaattgttggatttttttttctcccgcaAAAATTTCCAAAAGCTCACTTTCtctacgtgtttttttttttttttaaaggaatgaACGTTACAACTTAAAATCattgtgaacatttttttttcatttcagaaaaGTCCAATTTCAATGACAGAATAAGATTGTAGAATTGTTAGCTGCTAGTTGTTCACCTGTTTGTGTAGCTGCTGCTTCAAGTGACAAATTTGCTCCTTGAGGTCTTGAATGCGTCCCTGCGCTCGCTCCCGGTCAGCCCGCTCCGACTTAAAATCCTCCGTGTAGATGAGTACCTAAAGAATCAATCAAAATGTAGGAAGAGAACgttaaaatgatgacaaatgttAAATCTGCAACTGTCAAaattatttcttcatttttaaaagacaaaaaaaagttaaaaactagaaacttgcaaaaaaaaaaaattaatgtagaTTCAGGTTCAGAgttcaaatcagtttttttaaaaattccaaacttttttttttttgctgtttaagCTAGCACCAGATTTTCCGTGACCTAAAATGCTTTTGCGATTAACAAAACActtaatagaaagaaaacaaaagttgtATTTCCGTAAGCGTGGCGTTTCGAACGTTAGCAATGCCCACGTTGAAGCTAAGCTAGCACCGACCTGCTGCTCCAGCATCTGGACGCGTTCTCGGTTTTTCCTGCTGGCTTCCTGGGCTTCTCCTCGCATCCTGGCACACTCGCTCAGTTTGTCCTCCAGCAAGCCGTTGAGTCGGGAAATCTCTTTGTGAAGCAAGGCGGCGCTAGCCGAGCCTAGCGAAGGAACGAGCGGCGTGACCGCAGAGTTTTTGAGGCGCTGGCACAATCCTCGGATGTATTCCTCCCGGCTGGAGTCGTACTTTTGCCACTGCGAGTTCAGACCTTGGACCTGCGACCACATGATGGTTGGAAGGCCTTTCACAATAAAGTTTtggtgaatgatttttttttcttacgtaGGCAACACGTTGCTTCAGCTGCTGGTTCTCCTCCTCAAGTTGCCGGATTTGCGAGTTTGTACATCTGTCGGGGGGCTGTTGGCAAATAAGGGATGGGATTAGcattaaaaatcaaattttgtgtttttttgcaatgtgaAAAATATGCTAGCGGAATTgcattcagaattttttttctttgtttgttagcattgtgTAAAATAGCTAGCTGGATGGCGTTAACATCCATATCCAAGAAGTTATGCTTTTGCTAACTTTGTGAAAAAATGCTAGCTGgactgcagtaaaaaaaattttttttttttttaaaaatcatggtTTCAGTTACAACTGCGGATTTGCattaaaatacaaactccagaaTGGTttctgtttgcattttttttaaaaatgccgtTGGAATTATATTTGTGCTCGTTATCACTGGGAAAATTGCAAATGGCTTCCATATTAGTTTGTTTATtacgtttgctttttttttttaaacccacttCTGATCTATATGAAACATTGCAGAGCTATTAAACGTGGGAAACGATTTTATCACGTCAAATAAATTGCTAACAGTTTAGaaaatctgttgtttttttaaaaaaaaaaattgttagaaATGTGGAAAATTGCTTGctagattgtttttgtttgtttttagcattttaagaaattACTAGCTTGTGTTCAAATCTGAATGCAGAATGTTTTTCCCTGACGAGTTagcattgtggaaaaaaatctctTGTTTGATATTGTGATACGATATAATGCAAGTCTCACAATTTATCGAGATGTCGTTAGTTAATAAAATCTCCATATTtgatattatcattattgttcaCATAAAATGTCTTATTGTTCTGCAAGTCTCACTAGGGCAgcaactaacatttttttttttttaaacaatcgattaatctgtagattattttgtggattaatcaattaatctaacaaaaaaaaatatttccgtCACTAATTGCTTCTTTCTTGTAGTTATTGTTGGCAAACTATGGGAGACGCCCACCTGCGTAGCGGCTTGCTCGCCCACCTGGGCCCCGCCCGCCTTGCTCTTCTCCAGCTTGACCATCAGCTGCCGGCACACCTGGACGGTGGCGCCCAGCTGGCCCCGCAGCTGCTCGGCCTCCTCGGCCAGCGACGTGCACAGTACGGCCCTGGTGGCCTCGGCCGAGCGCAGCCTCCGGAGCTCCAGGTCCTTGTCGGGATCCCCGTTCGATTCCCCGTGGCTCTTTGCGCCGCACTTGACGCTCTCCAGTTGCGCATCCTTCTGACGCAGCTGCTCGCTCAGCCTCTGGATCTCCTGGTAAGAGCACTTGTGATCAAAATGTACCCACTAAAGTttgtttaaagttaaaaaaaaaaaaaagattgattgcGTTCAAATCCAAATTCAGGATTTTGGAGGCTTTTGATAACATTGTGaaaaattgctttaaaatcCACAGACATGAATTTGAtccgctatttttttttaacattgtgaaACATTcaatttacttaattttttgggggggctttttggtattgtgaaaaatatgataaaattcATCCACATCCAGGgttttacttttttgcatttgtgaGCATCATGGGAAAATTGCTATCGAATAGCGTTTTAatcaaaactaaacattttttccctgcATCTTTTAACGTAGTGAAAGATTTTGTTTAATTCCACACAGCCATGTTATTTTTAGGCATTAGAGAAATTTGTGAAAATTTACATTAGAGTCCAAGTATAAGATTTTCACCTCTATTTTTAGCACTGAACCATTCAACTGTATTCAAAGCTGTTACATTTTAGTTAGAATTAAGAAAGATTGCTAGCCAAAtccaggatttttatttttgccttttggaaaacattttttttttttttaaattatagcaAGATTGCATTGAAATATGAATCTAGGATGTTTTCTTTAACATTGTGAcctgcaataaaaaataaaaaaaaacttccaaggGTTTTGTTAGCATTGTGAcctgcaataaaaaataaaaaaaaacttccaaggGTTTTGTTAGCATTGTGAAATATTGAAATTAAATCCACACCCGATTAACCGAc of the Vanacampus margaritifer isolate UIUO_Vmar chromosome 7, RoL_Vmar_1.0, whole genome shotgun sequence genome contains:
- the tnip2 gene encoding TNFAIP3-interacting protein 2 — translated: MEATDADKKRSYSTLNTLYHESRQEMELLAKQLAVKDNIIAELKLRLAGHERLCVGVGDHQSVVVGPSKSLLESLCKEIYKLKQKSNETDLKVVRQEEEIQRLSEQLRQKDAQLESVKCGAKSHGESNGDPDKDLELRRLRSAEATRAVLCTSLAEEAEQLRGQLGATVQVCRQLMVKLEKSKAGGAQVGEQAATQPPDRCTNSQIRQLEEENQQLKQRVAYVQGLNSQWQKYDSSREEYIRGLCQRLKNSAVTPLVPSLGSASAALLHKEISRLNGLLEDKLSECARMRGEAQEASRKNRERVQMLEQQVLIYTEDFKSERADRERAQGRIQDLKEQICHLKQQLHKQGASRETRDVPVCHVHIGHRVSSSTSSRRHHRDAGDRTGARTNMQRQSAPSAAPPPPAALPPDAALTEVPSDLQCPRCLATFSEDDAARYLNHCEECATL